From the genome of Phreatobacter cathodiphilus, one region includes:
- the thiL gene encoding thiamine-phosphate kinase: MTRPSEDDLIARFFAPLATSAGADGLTDDAAVVPEGEGDLVVTKDMAIAGVHFFPDDPPGLIAAKALRVNLSDLAAKGAVPSGFLLGLGLPPDWTTDFLAAFADGLGRDITAYGCPLLGGDTVKVPGPLTLSVTAFGRATRTVRRRGARPGDLLCVTGTIGDGALGLAARQAERQPATAPDWLRLIAPEERAHLVDRYLSPRPRVALAAAVARHASAAMDVSDGLVGDLAKMMAASGTGARLDAGAVPLSGAAAAAIALDPALRMRALTGGDDYEILLACPPDRLAALRDDAAAANVPLTVIGEVTEGAEVSWTAGGQVLSFGSGRFEHF, translated from the coding sequence ATGACCCGTCCGTCCGAAGACGACCTGATCGCCCGCTTCTTCGCGCCCCTCGCCACCTCGGCCGGCGCCGACGGGCTCACCGACGACGCGGCCGTGGTGCCGGAGGGGGAGGGCGACCTCGTCGTTACCAAGGACATGGCGATCGCCGGTGTCCATTTCTTTCCCGACGACCCGCCCGGGCTGATCGCGGCGAAGGCGCTGAGGGTCAATCTCTCCGATCTCGCCGCCAAGGGCGCGGTGCCGTCGGGCTTCCTCCTCGGCCTCGGCCTGCCTCCGGATTGGACGACCGATTTTCTCGCCGCCTTCGCCGATGGGCTGGGCCGCGACATCACCGCCTATGGCTGTCCGCTGCTCGGCGGCGACACGGTGAAGGTGCCGGGCCCGCTCACCCTCTCCGTCACCGCTTTCGGCCGTGCCACGCGGACGGTGCGCCGACGCGGTGCGCGGCCCGGCGACCTCCTCTGCGTCACCGGAACGATCGGCGACGGCGCCCTCGGGCTCGCCGCGCGGCAGGCCGAACGCCAGCCCGCGACGGCGCCCGACTGGCTGCGCCTCATCGCGCCGGAGGAGCGCGCCCATCTCGTCGACCGCTATCTCAGCCCCCGCCCGCGGGTCGCCCTCGCCGCCGCCGTCGCCCGTCATGCCTCGGCCGCCATGGACGTGTCGGACGGGCTCGTCGGCGACCTCGCCAAGATGATGGCGGCCTCGGGCACCGGCGCGCGGCTCGATGCCGGAGCGGTGCCGCTATCGGGGGCGGCGGCCGCCGCCATCGCCCTGGACCCCGCCCTGCGGATGCGCGCACTGACCGGCGGCGACGACTACGAAATCCTGCTGGCCTGCCCGCCGGACCGTCTCGCCGCGCTCCGTGACGATGCGGCGGCGGCCAATGTCCCGCTGACGGTGATAGGGGAGGTCACCGAAGGCGCCGAAGTGTCCTGGACGGCAGGAGGGCAGGTGCTCTCCTTTGGCTCCGGCCGGTTCGAGCATTTCTGA